The stretch of DNA GAGAATTCCAGCGATAATTGGAACAGATCGCGGAATGCCTGAGGCCAACAAGCTGTTGCCCACGAACAAGGTAACCGCGAAGACCAGAACGCCTTCAGCGATTGATATCAGGATTTTGCCCGTCACAAAGCGCACCAGCGTGCGGTAGAGCCCAGTAATCCCAAAGGTTCCAATTGTTACTGCGGAAGCGATAAGCACCGGCAACCAAATCTTCAGATTGAAGATAAATTCTAGGCTCTCGAGCCTGATTGCCATTGCCGCCAAGAAACAGAAGATGATCAAGCCAGCATCGGCGATAAGCTGAAGCGCCATCTTTCGCCTTCGGCTCAGGGCAGAGAGACGCCTAAAGTGATCAATCATTCAAACTTTTCCACATCAACTCTTGCTTTTCGAACTTCTCTTTTCGGTAGTGTAAGCGCTTGAATCATGCAACACGAACGGGCTTGTGCATGCGAGCTTCACGCCCAGACATTGTGTTCGGCCTTTTCCAGATAGCGCGCCAGCACATTCACTGACTTCCAGCCTCCGGCCCGCATGATCGCGGCGGCATCGAAGCCGCGCTTCAAAAGATCCTGCGCCGCGCCGACCCGCATTGAGTGGCCACTGAAAGACGCGACCTGATCTGCGCGCAGGCCGCAGCGCTTCGCCGCCTTCTTAATCACTCGCCGCACCGTCGTTGTTTCGAGGCAGCGATCGATCACCTTGCCTTGGTAGATCGGGCAAAACAGCCATTCGATTTCGGGGCCGCGATAGGTGAGCCATTCGCGGAGTAGATCAGCAGTTCGCGCAGAAGTAAATGCGATGCGTCCTTCGCCGAAAGGATCGGCTTTGCTTCGCCGGATGAGCACTCTCAAAGTGCCATCAGTACGCTCGGTCAGGTCCTGATTGCGCAGCGCGATGAGCTCTGATCGCCGCGTCATCAATTCATAGCCGAGCGCGAGCATCGCACGATTGCGTAGACCCCACGGCGTATTGGGGTCGCTTTCAAGAAATTGATCTAGATAATTGCGCGTCAGCCCTTTGGCCTGGCGGGGACGGGTGGATTTCTGGCGCCTGACCTTGCGCATGGCGAGATTGATATCCTCGTCATAGGTCGGGTCGGGAAGCCGGAGCAAGCGGTGGACCTTGCGGATCGCGTAAAGCCGACGCTGTACGGTAGACGGAGCTTTCGTCTGCCCCTGGTCTTCGAGGAAGCGGCACACGGTTTCCACGCTGGCAGGGAAAGGCTCTCCGATGCCATTTCTCACGCACCAGCATTCGAAAGCCTCGACATCCGCGCGGTAACTGCGCATTGTTGATGGTGCATAGGCACCCTCAAGGCGCTGGAATTCGGAACGCCAGTCAGCTCTTGGGTGTAATAGATGCATAGTGATAATATGATACCAAAAGGATCATAATACAAGTGTCAGAGATCACGGCCGAGCAAATTAAGGCGGCGCGGGCAGCCCTTGGCTGGACAATCAACCAGATTGCTCAGGCGACCGCGATCGGCTCCGCAACGCTTAAGCGGTATGAGTCTACTTCCGGAGTCCCCAAATCGCGGAAAGGTCATTTGGGGCGGTTACGTGAGCACTTTGAGGCTGCCGGCATCGAATTCATCGGCTCGCCCAATGATCGGCCGGGCATCAGGATAGGTCCGCCTTCCGCCTAGAAAAGCTAAGGCCGTGCCTGTTTCTCGCAAAAACGTTCGATGCAATTCCAAGGGACCCCGGTCTGTTTCCCAATATGGGACGTAAAGTCAGGTATTTACCCTTTAAAATGATAAAGGGGATGCCAATATAGAAGTTTGGGAGAGGCAAGCACAGGAGGTCAACCATGACCCGACAGCGCACTCGCCAACAATCGACTCTTCCCGATCCCGCGCGCTTTGGTCTCGATTCTTTTGCTCAGCTTCTACCCCAGCACGAGCCGCTCGTGGGCGAAAAGCCTGAGAACTATTAGGCGCTCCATGCAGGTCTTCTAGAGTCCTTGAACCCGAGGACACCTCACGAGGCGGTCCTCACGGAGGGTGTCATCGCAGTTAATTGGGAGCTCCTTCAGCACCGCGCTATGCGCGATGCCTGCATTCGGCGTCAGATCAAAACCGCTGTCACCAAGGCTCTCCTCGAGAAGGAGCGGATGAAATACGACCGGGCCATGGGTCAACACTATAACGAGCATCTCGATAGTCACGGCTACGATGAGCCTTGGGAGGCGCCCTACGAGTTTGACGAGAGTGCAGTTACGAAAGCTGCAGAGCAACTGAATGATCGCGCTACTTCACGAGACCCACAGGTTCAGCAAGCCGCCTCCGCTGAGATCTCAAAGCTCGGCTTAAGCCCCTTGGACTTATTGAGTGCATCGCATCGAGGCACCCTTGGGGAAGGCGATGCAGTGGATCTCTCGGCAGAGTACCACGACGCTAAAATTCGCGAGCTTGAACGTCGCCGACGCGAGCTCAAGCGCGATTACGATCAACTGCAGCAATCGCGGCCGGATGAAGGCGCGCTTATCGAGCAATGAGCTCTGATCCTATCTCGCGCCGCAATCGCAACAATGCCAAGCGGAGTACCGGCCCAAAATCCAAAGATGGCAAGGCCAAGGTTGCGCGCAATGCGCAAAAGCACGGCGCAACCACGCAGCCCGATCCGGCCAGTGTTGCCACCTGGCTCGCCATCATTCTCGACCAGCCGGAGATCATGGCTCAGGACCTTATACCCACAGGCGACCAGGCATACCGAGCACTGGCCTTGGCGCGAGCCGATGCGCGGCTCATTGCGGCTGAGAACGCCTTGCTCGAATTCGAACAACACCACGCAAACGTGTCACCGCGAGAGGAACTTGGCTTCGATGAATTTGTCGAACGAGTCCTTCCCGCATGCGAATTTGGACCCAATAGGCATGCCCGCGTCACCGCCGTCCTCGAACTACAATATTCCGCTCAATTGTCCCAAATGGCCCACGAGAGGCGCGAGCGCCGCCGCCTGCTCAAGCGCTACTTGTCAGAAGCGAAATCGAAACGCCGCAAGGCCTTTGCCGCCTGGCTTGAGATCAGCCAGCGCGAAGCAGCAAAGGCATGAGAAACCCATTTTCCCGAAACAAAGCCAGATTGGCGATTGGCCGGGCAAATGCCCGATAACGTGCACTGCCATGCGTTGATCGGAACGCGGGTTGTCGAGGGAAATTCGCTAGGCAGTCTTGTCGGGTGAGCATCGCGCGCCTATCCCAGCAGCCCTGCCTCGACCGGGGCTCTCCCTCATCTTCCCGAGCTTCATTTGCCAGATTCAACAGCACCTTCTCGCCAGTCCAAAAAGGCCCATCGGCGGAACGATGTTCCCAGTGAGCCTCTCGGTCTGCAGGCATGGCTGGTGCTGGGCGGATTTGCATTTCTGGCGGCAATGCTGGGCGGTAGTTCGCGCCCCGATGCGCTGCAGATGGCTTTCTTGAGGCCACTTGCCGCGCTGTTCTTCATCCCTGCCCTCTGGCATCTGCGCACAAGGCAGGTGCAAGAGGCGTGGCTCCCGGTCCTGCTGCTTGCGGCACTAGCCCTCTGGATGGCGCTCCAGCTCGTCCCGCTGCCCCCCTCGATCTGGCATTCGCTTCCTGGCCGGGCGGTCGTCGCCGAGATCGATGCATTGCTTGGTGAAGCGGATCGTTGGCGTCCGCTTTCGCTCGTTCCCAGTCGGACTGTTAATGCGCTTGCCAGCCTCGCTGTGCCGGCAAGCGCGCTTCTCCTCGCGCTGGCCTACCGTATGCGGGGCGTTCATCTGCTCCTCATGATCGCAAGTGTGGGGGTGCTTGATGCGGCGCTTGGCCTCGGGCAAGTGATAACCGGGAGAAGCAGCCCACTCTATTTTTACGAAGTGACAAACCGCGGCTCGCCGGTTGGCGTGCTGGCCAACGAGAACCATTCCGCCGTTCTGTCCGCCGTTTCGCTGCTGGCAATTGCGCGTCTTGCGATCGGCGCGCGCGCGCTCGAGGCTCCGCAATGGGCCCGGTTCGTGTATGTGCCTGCCTACGTGCTGGTGCTGCTTGCGGTTCTCGTGAGTGGATCGCGTGCTGGGATTGCCCTCGCCGGGCTCGCAATCCTCGTTACCGCGCTGATCGCATGGCATGCCGTGCGATCGTCTTCCTCGCAATCTCGCTCGGCACACCGCGCCGAGAGCGCTCCCCGCCCGCGTCTCCTGCTTGGCGCATTTGCTGTGGCCATTGCATTAATGGTCGCAGCATTTTTCCTGCTCGAGCGCACGCCGGCGTTCGAAGACCTGCTTGCGCGCAATGCCTTCGAGGACCTGCGTGCAAGGATCTGGCCTAGCCTTACGGAAATGATGTCAACCTTCTGGTTTCTCGGCTCCGGCTTCGGTTCATTCGAGGAAGTCTACCATATCTTCGAGCCAACGGCGTTGCTTCTTCCTTCCTATGTCAACCAGGCTCATAATGACTGGGCTCAGCTCGTGATCGAAGGGGGGCTTCCGGCGATTGCCCTCCTTGTCATCCTACTTGGCTGGATAGCGAGTACGATCCGCCAATTGTTTGCACGGGGCGGCCAGTCAATGCAGCGCGCGCTGTTCTGGATGGCGCTGATCGCGATCCTCGCCGCGGCATCGATTGTCGATTATCCCTTGCGAACGCCGATTTTTCAGGTGCTTGGGGTCTGGCTTCTGGTCGTCCTCGCGCGGGATAGAAGTGCAGCAAGGTGACAGGCTCTCA from Erythrobacter sp. encodes:
- a CDS encoding tyrosine-type recombinase/integrase; the encoded protein is MRSYRADVEAFECWCVRNGIGEPFPASVETVCRFLEDQGQTKAPSTVQRRLYAIRKVHRLLRLPDPTYDEDINLAMRKVRRQKSTRPRQAKGLTRNYLDQFLESDPNTPWGLRNRAMLALGYELMTRRSELIALRNQDLTERTDGTLRVLIRRSKADPFGEGRIAFTSARTADLLREWLTYRGPEIEWLFCPIYQGKVIDRCLETTTVRRVIKKAAKRCGLRADQVASFSGHSMRVGAAQDLLKRGFDAAAIMRAGGWKSVNVLARYLEKAEHNVWA
- a CDS encoding XRE family transcriptional regulator, producing the protein MSEITAEQIKAARAALGWTINQIAQATAIGSATLKRYESTSGVPKSRKGHLGRLREHFEAAGIEFIGSPNDRPGIRIGPPSA
- a CDS encoding O-antigen ligase, which translates into the protein MPDSTAPSRQSKKAHRRNDVPSEPLGLQAWLVLGGFAFLAAMLGGSSRPDALQMAFLRPLAALFFIPALWHLRTRQVQEAWLPVLLLAALALWMALQLVPLPPSIWHSLPGRAVVAEIDALLGEADRWRPLSLVPSRTVNALASLAVPASALLLALAYRMRGVHLLLMIASVGVLDAALGLGQVITGRSSPLYFYEVTNRGSPVGVLANENHSAVLSAVSLLAIARLAIGARALEAPQWARFVYVPAYVLVLLAVLVSGSRAGIALAGLAILVTALIAWHAVRSSSSQSRSAHRAESAPRPRLLLGAFAVAIALMVAAFFLLERTPAFEDLLARNAFEDLRARIWPSLTEMMSTFWFLGSGFGSFEEVYHIFEPTALLLPSYVNQAHNDWAQLVIEGGLPAIALLVILLGWIASTIRQLFARGGQSMQRALFWMALIAILAAASIVDYPLRTPIFQVLGVWLLVVLARDRSAAR